Proteins from a genomic interval of Rosa chinensis cultivar Old Blush chromosome 2, RchiOBHm-V2, whole genome shotgun sequence:
- the LOC112184892 gene encoding wall-associated receptor kinase-like 8 — protein MAVILLQLLVRITLLLTFWSISTMATSSSSELAWPIAKPNCETHCGNISIPYPFGIGPNKDCYFDEWFEIECANNSTGPHKPFLKHTQPKLEVLNISMEGTLLVNNPATFFYEGNRTRQLAPNLTEGPFIYSQTYAYNRFTAMSCGFSELVRSDYDERVLGGCFSACNTDSSSIYNYGYDCIDGINCCQATLPPYLTLITTKIQYSETDEELLTYYNYAFLAEQTWFQNKNFKNTTMELKNAWFEQNISKFKAIEASMGMFPVVLDWSIRLYDTSSYFAIFKGFIGSHSSYNDSRP, from the coding sequence ATGGCAGTAATATTATTGCAATTGCTAGTTCGTATCACCCTTCTGTTAACGTTCTGGTCAATTAGTACTATGGCAACATCATCATCCTCAGAATTAGCATGGCCGATAGCAAAGCCTAATTGCGAAACTCATTGCGGAAATATTAGCATCCCATACCCTTTCGGGATCGGACCCAACAAAGATTGTTACTTCGACGAATGGTTTGAAATAGAGTGCGCCAACAACTCCACCGGTCCTCACAAGCCTTTCTTGAAGCACACACAGCCGAAGCTAGAGGTGCTGAATATTTCAATGGAAGGCACGCTTCTAGTTAACAACCCGGCCACTTTCTTCTACGAAGGAAACAGAACTCGGCAATTGGCCCCGAATTTGACAGAAGGCCCTTTCATATATTCACAGACATATGCATACAACAGATTCACTGCAATGAGTTGCGGATTCTCGGAGCTGGTAAGGTCAGATTATGACGAGCGTGTGCTTGGTGGGTGCTTTTCAGCTTGTAATACAGATAGTTCGAGTATATACAATTATGGATATGATTGTATTGATGGTATTAACTGCTGCCAGGCTACTCTCCCTCCATATCTCACTTTGATCACTACAAAGATACAATATTCCGAAACTGATGAAGAATTGTTGACTTATTACAACTACGCCTTCCTGGCTGAGCAAACATGGTTTCAGAATAAGAATTTTAAGAATACCACTATGGAGCTCAAGAATGCATGGTTTGAGCAAAACATATCGAAATTCAAGGCTATAGAGGCGAGTATGGGCATGTTTCCTGTGGTTCTTGATTGGAGCATAAGATTATATGATACTAGTTCATATTTCGCAATATTTAAAGGGTTCATCGGATCACACTCGAGCTATAATGACTCAAGACCCTAA
- the LOC112188142 gene encoding auxin response factor 6, whose translation MRLSSSSSSSGFNNHQPQEGEKKCLNSELWHACAGPLVSLPALGSRVVYFPQGHSEQVAASTNKEVDAHIPNYPNLPPQLICQLHNVTMHADVETDEVYAQMTLQPLSPQEQKDVYLMPAELGNPSKQPTNYFCKTLTASDTSTHGGFSVPRRAAEKVFPPLDYSQQPPAQELIARDLHDNEWKFRHIFRGQPKRHLLTTGWSVFVSAKRLVAGDSVLFIWNEKNQLLLGIRRANRPQTVMPSSVLSSDSMHIGLLAAAAHAAATNSRFTIFYNPRASPSEFVIPLAKYVKAVYHTRVSVGMRFRMLFETEESSVRRYMGTITGISDLDSVRWSNSHWRSVKVGWDESTAGERQPRVSLWEIEPLTTFPMYPSPFPLRLKRPWPSGMPSFHALKDGDMGLNAPLMWLQGGVGDPGMQSLNFQGFGVTPWMQPRLDASMAGLQPDVYQAMAAAALQEMRAVDAKCSSQSLLPFQQSSNVSNGPTAMLQRHSLPQSQSQNTFLQSFQENQAPASQLLQQQLRYHPYNNDQRQQQQQHHQQQLHQHQHQQQQQQLQQQHLQQSQNMHQFSVQQQIPNVMSSLSNFATQSQSASLQAIPSQTQQQSFPESVGNAISSSDVPPIHSILGSLSQDGASQLLNLSGSNTGISSTLLPKVESQLSSGAAQCVLPQVDQLGTPQSNISELTALPPFPGREYSFQGATDPQSNLLFGVNIDASSLMLQNGIPNLRNIGSGTDSLSMPFGASNYTSATGNDYPLNSDMTTSSCVDESGFLPSSENVDQVNPPTRTFVKVHKSGSFGRSLDISKFSSYDELRSELGSMFGLEGQLEDPQRSGWQLVFVDRENDVLLLGDDPWQEFVNNVWYIKILSPLEVQQMGKEGLNRVASVPSQKLSNGSNTCDDYVSRQDLRNSSNGIASLGSLDY comes from the exons ATGAGgctttcttcttcgtcttcgtcttcgGGGTTTAATAATCATCAGCCTCAGGAAG GGGAGAAGAAATGTTTGAATTCTGAGCTATGGCATGCGTGTGCGGGGCCTCTGGTGTCTCTGCCTGCTCTTGGTAGCCGTGTAGTCTACTTTCCGCAAGGTCACAGTGAGCAG GTTGCTGCATCAACCAATAAGGAAGTTGATGCCCATATTCCCAATTACCCAAACCTACCTCCACAACTAATTTGTCAACTTCACAATGTGACCATGCAT GCCGATGTGGAGACGGATGAAGTATATGCTCAAATGACCCTGCAACCATTAAGTCCG CAAGAGCAAAAGGATGTATACCTAATGCCTGCAGAGTTGGGCAATCCCAGCAAACAGCCAACCAACTATTTCTGTAAAACTTTGACCGCAAGCGATACTAGCACGCATGGAGGATTTTCTGTTCCCCGCCGTGCAGCTGAAAAAGTCTTTCCTCCTCTT GATTACTCACAGCAGCCCCCAGCGCAGGAACTAATTGCAAGGGATCTTCATGATAATGAATGGAAATTCAGACATATATTTCGAG GCCAGCCCAAGAGGCATCTTCTCACAACTGGATGGAGCGTGTTCGTTAGTGCTAAACGACTTGTTGCCGGTGATTCTGTCCTTTTTATTTG GAATGAAAAGAATCAGTTGCTCTTGGGTATTCGGAGAGCAAATCGTCCGCAGACTGTTATGCCGTCGTCGGTTTTATCAAGCGATAGCATGCATATTGGTCTTCTTGCTGCTGCAGCTCATGCAGCTGCAACAAATAGTCGGTTTACTATATTTTATAATCCAAG AGCAAGTCCTTCTGAATTTGTGATACCCCTGGCCAAGTATGTTAAAGCTGTCTATCATACACGTGTTTCTGTGGGAATGCGATTTAGGATGCTGTTTGAGACAGAAGAATCAAGTGTTCGCCG ATACATGGGTACAATAACTGGCATCAGTGATTTAGATTCTGTTCGCTGGTCAAATTCACACTGGCGCTCTGTGAAG GTTGGCTGGGATGAATCCACTGCAGGGGAGAGGCAGCCAAGAGTTTCATTGTGGGAGATTGAACCGCTAACAACTTTTCCCATGTACCCTTCCCCATTCCCTCTCAGACTGAAGCGACCATGGCCATCGGGCATGCCCTCTTTCCATG CGCTCAAAGACGGTGATATGGGCCTGAATGCTCCACTGATGTGGCTCCAAGGAGGGGTTGGAGATCCAGGGATGCAATCTTTGAACTTCCAGGGATTTGGGGTCACGCCCTGGATGCAGCCACGGCTTGATGCTTCTATGGCAGGTCTACAACCTGATGTATACCAAGCAATGGCAGCTGCTGCACTTCAAGAAATGAGGGCAGTGGATGCAAAATGTTCTTCGCAGTCGCTTCTACCCTTCCAGCAATCTTCAAATGTTTCAAATGGGCCTACTGCTATGCTTCAGAGACATAGTTTACCTCAGTCTCAGTCTCAGAATACTTTTCTCCAGAGCTTTCAAGAAAACCAAGCTCCTGCTTCTCAGCTGTTGCAACAACAGTTGCGTTATCATCCATATAATAATGATCAGagacagcagcagcagcagcatcaTCAACAGCAGCTGCACCAGCACCAGCACcagcaacagcagcagcagcttcaACAGCAGCATCTTCAACAATCCCAGAATATGCACCAATTTTCTGTTCAGCAGCAGATTCCGAATGTAATGTCTTCTCTATCTAATTTTGCTACTCAATCTCAGTCTGCATCACTACAAGCTATTCCTTCACAAACTCAGCAGCAGAGCTTTCCGGAATCTGTTGGAAATGCTATATCTTCATCCGATGTTCCCCCTATACATAGCATATTAGGTTCACTATCGCAGGATGGAGCATCCCAGTTACTTAACTTGAGTGGATCCAACACTGGAATATCTTCTACTTTGTTACCCAAGGTTGAATCACAGCTATCATCTGGGGCTGCTCAATGTGTACTCCCCCAAGTGGATCAGTTGGGAACACCACAGTCAAATATCTCCGAGCTCACTGCCTTGCCTCCATTTCCTGGCAGAGAGTACTCTTTCCAAGGTGCTACTGATCCCCAGAGCAATCTTTTGTTTGGGGTTAACATTGATGCCTCATCTCTAATGCTACAGAATGGGATACCAAATCTGAGAAATATTGGCAGTGGAACTGATTCATTGTCTATGCCGTTCGGTGCTTCAAATTATACCAGTGCAACAGGCAATGATTATCCACTTAATTCAGATATGACTACTTCAAGTTGTGTAGATGAATCAGGTTTCTTGCCGTCTTCAGAAAATGTGGACCAAGTAAATCCACCAACTCGAACCTTTGTGAAG GTTCATAAGTCGGGGTCCTTTGGGAGGTCACTGGATATTTCAAAATTCAGCAGCTACGATGAGCTGCGCAGTGAGCTCGGAAGCATGTTTGGCCTTGAAGGCCAATTAGAGGATCCTCAGAGATCAGGCTGGCAGCTTGTATTCGTTGACCGGGAGAATGATGTTCTTCTCCTTGGTGACGACCCTTGGCA ggAGTTTGTGAACAATGTTTGGTATATCAAGATACTTTCTCCGCTTGAAGTGCAACAAATGGGAAAGGAAGGCCTCAATCGTGTGGCTTCTGTCCCAAGCCAAAAGCTTTCCAATGGCAGCAATACCTGTGATGACTACGTGAGCCGACAGGACTTGAGAAATTCAAGCAATGGGATTGCATCGCTGGGCTCCCTTGACTACTAA